A genomic stretch from Thermomicrobiales bacterium includes:
- a CDS encoding sugar ABC transporter ATP-binding protein — MSDRQADAAVAGDGEATASPGSLVLEMVNISKRFGATQALSGVSLQLRRGEVHALLGENGAGKSTLIKIMTGVQQQDTGEILLDGQEIRLASAQDAQRFGIAAMYQEPMIFPDLSVAENIFIGHRNRGKIVDRRRMEREAREVLDRLGVQIEVDEPARGLTLAEQQTVEIAKAISLDVRVLIMDEPTASLSAHEVRRLFRIIDNLRAQGVAILFISHRMDEVFEISDTVTILRDGQWISTRPRSELTPRMAIRDMVGRQVVEIFHREHRAPGEVRLAVEGLTKTGAFEDISFEIRAGEVLGFAGLVGARRTDVGLALFGIAPADSGTVTLDGQPANVTSPRQALDLGIAYSTEDRRQLGLIMGQSISNNIVLPSLQRFLDRFGLVKKDEQDQVAETYRLLLKIRAASVETPTGALSGGNQQKVVISKWLETHPKVLILDEPTRGIDVGAKVEVHQLIDELAGQGMAIMLISSDLPEVLAMSDRILIMREGRQMAILDQSEATQERVLAHAMGQAPELDDAGARAAMEAVDALIDAGSSTGD; from the coding sequence GTGAGCGATCGGCAGGCAGACGCAGCAGTTGCCGGCGACGGTGAGGCAACTGCCTCGCCGGGTTCGCTCGTGCTCGAGATGGTGAACATCTCGAAGCGCTTCGGCGCCACGCAGGCGCTCTCCGGCGTCTCGCTGCAGTTGCGGCGCGGCGAGGTGCACGCGCTGCTGGGTGAAAACGGGGCCGGCAAGTCGACACTCATCAAGATCATGACCGGGGTGCAGCAGCAAGACACCGGGGAGATTCTGCTCGACGGGCAGGAGATCCGTCTTGCCTCCGCGCAGGATGCGCAACGGTTCGGCATCGCCGCGATGTACCAGGAGCCGATGATCTTTCCCGATCTTTCGGTCGCGGAGAACATCTTCATCGGGCACCGCAATCGAGGGAAGATCGTCGACCGGCGCCGTATGGAGCGCGAAGCGCGCGAGGTGCTCGATCGGCTCGGGGTGCAGATCGAAGTCGACGAGCCAGCACGCGGATTGACCCTGGCAGAGCAACAGACAGTCGAAATTGCCAAGGCGATCTCGCTCGACGTGCGCGTGCTCATCATGGACGAACCGACCGCCTCGCTCTCCGCGCATGAAGTCCGGCGGCTCTTCCGCATCATCGACAACCTGCGGGCGCAAGGGGTTGCGATTCTCTTCATCTCGCACCGCATGGACGAGGTTTTCGAGATTTCCGATACGGTCACGATCTTGCGCGACGGTCAGTGGATTTCGACGCGCCCACGGTCCGAGCTGACTCCGCGCATGGCGATTCGGGACATGGTCGGACGGCAGGTTGTGGAGATCTTTCACCGGGAACACCGTGCGCCCGGTGAGGTGCGGCTCGCCGTCGAGGGTTTGACCAAGACCGGAGCATTCGAAGACATCTCGTTCGAGATTCGCGCAGGGGAAGTGCTCGGATTCGCGGGTTTGGTCGGCGCGCGGCGCACCGATGTCGGGTTGGCGCTCTTTGGCATCGCCCCGGCCGATTCGGGCACGGTCACTCTCGATGGGCAACCGGCCAATGTCACGAGTCCACGCCAGGCGCTCGATCTGGGAATCGCATACAGCACAGAAGACCGGCGCCAGCTCGGGCTGATCATGGGGCAATCGATTTCCAACAACATCGTCTTGCCGTCGCTGCAGCGGTTCCTGGACCGGTTCGGGTTGGTCAAGAAGGACGAGCAAGACCAGGTCGCTGAAACCTACCGCCTGCTGCTCAAGATTCGCGCAGCCTCGGTCGAGACGCCAACGGGCGCACTGTCGGGCGGCAACCAGCAGAAGGTCGTCATCAGCAAGTGGCTGGAAACCCATCCGAAGGTGCTGATCCTGGACGAGCCGACGCGCGGTATCGACGTCGGAGCGAAAGTGGAGGTACATCAACTGATCGACGAGCTGGCGGGGCAGGGGATGGCGATCATGCTCATCAGTTCCGATCTGCCCGAAGTGCTGGCCATGAGCGACCGGATCCTGATCATGCGCGAGGGGCGCCAGATGGCGATTCTGGATCAGTCCGAGGCGACGCAAGAGCGGGTCCTGGCGCACGCTATGGGACAGGCTCCGGAATTGGACGACGCTGGCGCGCGGGCAGCAATGGAGGCAG
- a CDS encoding thermonuclease family protein, which yields MRFVRLVAVVALFLSGVHLFAPVSRAADDVIPSDAVQVELIRVIDGDTIDVDFDLGPGEDRDRIRMIGIDTPETNYSYGNEPECYGEEASKKTDSLLVASSEIWVERDEDPVDNNDRLLRYVWYISEIDGKVHLLNEQLVAEGYATARYYAPNGLYQDRLDAAQDNAIREGRGMWTACDASVSLDPNLEDDNVPDTAPIDRTKTPVSDEEEICSFFDTWDEAYDFWLEFPELDSDFDPDGNGIPCDRYFDIGS from the coding sequence ATGCGCTTCGTTCGACTCGTTGCGGTAGTCGCGCTGTTCCTATCTGGGGTGCACCTGTTTGCGCCGGTCAGCCGGGCTGCCGACGATGTCATCCCGTCCGATGCCGTGCAGGTCGAGCTCATCCGCGTCATCGACGGCGACACGATCGATGTCGATTTCGATCTCGGTCCAGGCGAGGATCGGGACCGTATCCGCATGATCGGCATCGACACGCCGGAAACAAACTACTCCTACGGCAACGAACCCGAGTGCTATGGCGAGGAAGCCAGCAAGAAGACCGACAGCCTCCTGGTGGCGTCATCCGAGATCTGGGTCGAGCGGGATGAAGACCCGGTCGACAACAACGACCGCCTCTTGCGATATGTCTGGTACATCTCGGAGATCGATGGCAAGGTTCACCTGCTGAACGAGCAGCTGGTCGCCGAGGGATATGCCACCGCGCGCTACTACGCCCCCAACGGTCTCTACCAGGATCGGCTCGACGCGGCGCAAGACAACGCCATCCGCGAGGGTCGCGGCATGTGGACCGCCTGCGACGCCTCGGTCAGCCTCGACCCGAACCTGGAAGACGACAACGTTCCCGACACCGCCCCGATCGACCGCACCAAAACACCCGTCAGCGACGAAGAGGAAATCTGCTCCTTCTTCGACACCTGGGACGAAGCGTATGACTTCTGGCTCGAGTTCCCAGAGCTCGATTCCGACTTCGACCCGGACGGCAATGGCATCCCCTGCGACCGGTACTTCGATATCGGCAGCTAA
- a CDS encoding amino acid ABC transporter ATP-binding protein, which translates to MSDRRMPMIQLDGIHKSFGETHVLRGVSLSIDRGEVVCIIGPSGSGKSTLLRCINYLEQPEQGRILLDGQNVYRDVVDGRIKNYPMRQITATRQKIGMVFQQFNLFPHYTALQNIMEAPVQVKKMKKTDAEQIARRLLAQVGLAEKADQYPGELSGGQQQRVAIARALAMDPEVMLFDEATSALDPELVGEVLEIMRQLAEQGMTMAVVTHEMGFARQVADRVVFMDHGVIVEEGTPQAIFGAPREERTQEFLRLVQEAAESEAALPIGAPQTSNASTLAAVPAKKRRVVRRKSGASPGSGTPTEAR; encoded by the coding sequence ATGAGCGACCGTCGCATGCCGATGATCCAGCTCGATGGAATTCACAAGAGTTTCGGCGAGACCCATGTGCTTCGCGGGGTCTCGCTGTCGATCGATCGCGGCGAGGTGGTTTGCATCATCGGTCCGTCGGGGAGTGGCAAATCGACCTTGCTGCGATGCATCAACTATCTGGAGCAGCCGGAACAAGGGCGCATTCTGCTGGACGGTCAGAACGTCTATCGCGACGTGGTCGATGGCAGGATCAAGAACTACCCCATGCGGCAGATCACGGCGACCCGGCAGAAGATCGGAATGGTCTTCCAGCAGTTCAATCTCTTTCCCCACTACACCGCATTGCAGAACATCATGGAAGCTCCGGTGCAGGTGAAAAAGATGAAAAAGACCGACGCCGAGCAGATCGCGCGGCGATTGCTGGCGCAAGTCGGCTTGGCGGAGAAAGCCGATCAGTATCCCGGAGAGCTTTCCGGTGGGCAGCAACAACGTGTGGCAATCGCGCGCGCGTTGGCGATGGACCCGGAGGTCATGCTCTTCGACGAGGCGACGAGCGCGCTCGATCCCGAACTGGTTGGAGAAGTGCTGGAGATCATGCGCCAGCTCGCCGAGCAGGGTATGACGATGGCAGTCGTGACGCACGAGATGGGATTTGCGCGGCAGGTGGCCGATCGGGTTGTCTTCATGGATCACGGGGTCATCGTGGAAGAAGGTACGCCCCAGGCCATTTTCGGCGCCCCGCGGGAAGAGCGGACCCAGGAGTTCTTGCGCCTGGTACAGGAAGCTGCCGAAAGCGAGGCAGCGTTGCCAATTGGCGCTCCGCAAACATCCAATGCATCCACATTGGCGGCGGTTCCGGCCAAGAAGCGCCGAGTCGTGCGCCGGAAGAGCGGCGCGTCGCCTGGGAGTGGAACGCCGACAGAAGCTCGTTAG
- a CDS encoding amino acid ABC transporter permease, protein MERPVFDWELARESWPALLEGLKLTVELTFIVIAISLVMGIFVALARMSKHRTLRIVTGAYVDFMRATPLLLQLIYLFFVLPAFGIRLEPFVASIIGLSLNYSAYLSEVYRSGIQAIPRGQLDAAAALGMSPAQTMRRIVLPQAVRIVIPTLGNYFVALFKDTSLASALTLQELLFSGQIIITRTYDYFTIYSMVLFMYFLVGYPALLFVRYLERRTRSGYRRRPVGGAPSVQLT, encoded by the coding sequence GTGGAACGCCCGGTTTTCGATTGGGAGCTTGCGCGGGAATCGTGGCCTGCATTGCTCGAAGGGCTCAAGCTCACCGTCGAGCTGACGTTTATCGTGATTGCGATCTCGCTGGTCATGGGCATTTTCGTTGCCCTGGCGCGCATGTCGAAACATCGAACGCTCCGGATCGTGACCGGCGCATACGTCGATTTCATGCGGGCGACCCCGCTGTTGTTGCAACTGATCTATCTCTTTTTCGTTCTGCCGGCATTTGGCATTCGGCTGGAGCCGTTCGTAGCCTCGATCATCGGATTGAGTCTCAACTATTCGGCCTATCTCTCCGAGGTCTACCGGTCTGGCATCCAGGCGATTCCGCGAGGTCAACTTGACGCCGCGGCGGCGCTGGGGATGAGTCCGGCGCAGACGATGCGACGCATCGTGTTGCCGCAGGCGGTCCGGATCGTGATACCGACATTGGGCAACTACTTCGTGGCGCTGTTCAAGGACACGTCGCTTGCATCGGCATTGACGCTGCAAGAGTTGTTGTTCAGCGGGCAAATCATCATTACTCGCACCTATGACTACTTCACCATCTACTCGATGGTGCTCTTCATGTACTTCCTGGTTGGCTACCCGGCATTGCTCTTCGTCCGGTATCTCGAGCGGCGAACGCGAAGCGGCTACCGACGGCGGCCAGTTGGCGGCGCTCCTTCGGTGCAACTCACATGA
- a CDS encoding transporter substrate-binding domain-containing protein, which yields MRKLIAVLIATFLLISPTALAQTPESGGEIPAPNLPNFACTDTSYADAVENGITLGVSPDYPYTYLTPDDEFAGIDIDINNAVLDLIGIEDVTYEIMPWGSLIPALESETIDIIADNIHETPDRLKVIGFTGPAWWYGPALIVQDGNPDNIQSYDDLTRDGITVGAVAGSAAAEYLAYIGADAVTFQDNTAEFAAGEQGRVNVILEDDTKFAAYLLENDSSNLVALDVETPEILVTEYGYSYARYGLRQDDCTLNFAYSRALAEMRANGMIGEILAEYGLPVDNVYLPGVS from the coding sequence ATGCGAAAGTTGATCGCGGTTCTCATTGCCACTTTTCTGCTCATCAGTCCCACTGCCCTGGCGCAGACACCCGAGTCCGGTGGAGAGATTCCGGCGCCAAATCTGCCCAATTTCGCCTGCACCGACACGTCCTATGCGGACGCAGTCGAGAACGGAATCACGCTTGGCGTGAGCCCAGACTATCCCTACACGTATCTCACGCCTGACGATGAGTTCGCGGGGATCGACATCGACATCAACAATGCGGTGCTCGATCTGATCGGCATCGAGGATGTGACGTACGAGATCATGCCCTGGGGTTCGCTGATCCCGGCGCTCGAGTCCGAAACGATCGACATCATCGCGGACAACATCCATGAAACCCCGGACCGACTGAAGGTCATCGGTTTCACCGGCCCGGCCTGGTGGTATGGCCCGGCGCTCATCGTCCAGGATGGCAATCCGGACAACATTCAGTCCTATGACGATCTCACCCGGGATGGCATCACCGTGGGCGCGGTCGCAGGTTCGGCTGCTGCGGAATACCTTGCCTATATCGGCGCGGATGCGGTGACGTTCCAGGACAACACCGCCGAGTTCGCCGCCGGTGAGCAGGGACGCGTCAACGTCATTCTCGAGGACGACACCAAGTTCGCGGCCTATCTCCTGGAGAATGACAGCAGCAATCTGGTGGCGCTCGATGTCGAGACTCCCGAGATTCTCGTCACCGAGTATGGCTACAGCTACGCTCGCTACGGTCTGCGGCAGGATGACTGCACGCTGAACTTCGCCTATTCACGGGCGCTGGCGGAAATGCGGGCGAACGGGATGATCGGCGAGATTCTCGCCGAGTATGGCTTGCCGGTGGACAACGTCTATCTGCCCGGCGTCTCCTAG